GTGATCCGGCTTGAGGAAGCGGTTGAAGTGCTCGTTGATGAAGAAGAAGTCGAAGAACGACGGGTTGCGCGCCATCACGGCGGCGAACCACGGCACGGTGACGGCCAGCAGCACGATCAGCCCGCTTGCGATGTGCAGACGCTTCCACAACGCCCAATCGCGCGCGATCAGCGTGTAGATCACCAGCACCGCGCCTGGCAGCACCACGCCGATCAGACCTTTGCTCAGGATCGACAACCCCATCGCCGCCCAGCACAGCCACATCCAGTTGCGCGTCTGCGCGTCCGTCAGCCCGGGGCGCTGCGCGAGCAGCAGCGAACACAGCACGAGCGCCATCATGAACGACAGGCCCATGTCGAGCACGTTGAAGTGGCCCAGCAGACTCCACAGCGGCGCGCTTGCCAGCGTGAGGGCAGCGAAGAAGCCCGCACGCGCGCCGAACACGCGGCGGCCGGTGTAGCCCACGAGCAGCACGCCGGCAAAACCCGTCAGCGCCGTCCACAGACGCGCCTGCCAGTCGCCGAGGCCGAAGACCATGAACGTGAGGGCGTTCATCCACGTCTGCAGGGGCGGTTTTTCGAAGTACAGGTAGCCGTTGTAGCGCGGCGTGACCCAATCGCCCGTGGCCAGCATTTCGCGCGCCATTTCGGCGTAGCGGCCTTCGTCGCTGGGAACCAGGTGGCGAAGGTTCAGCACGCCGAACCAGACGAGCGCGAACATCGCGACCAGCCAGAGCAGGGCGGCGGGGGAGATCGGCCAGGGTTCCAACCCGGCGTCACGTTGAGGGCGTGTGGACATGGATGCGAGGCTTCCGGACTTTGAGTTGACGAAGAATTGAATGACCGCGAACGAGAATCAGCGGGATGGGGGTAAGGAAGACGGCGACCGGGTGGTCGGCGGCAACGCGTCGGGGTTCGGCAGTGTGACACGTACGTGCAGCCCGCGCGGTGGCGTCAGGCTGGCGTCCTTGAGCGTCACCCGGCCGCCGAGGCGATCGACGATGGCACGCACGATCGCCAGGCCCAGCCCGGTGCCTTCGCCGCCGTGATCGCGCGGCTCGCGCTGTTCGCTCGCACGGTAGAACGCATCGAAGACATGTTCGCGCTTGTCGGCGTCGATGCCGGGGCCCGAGTCGATCACGTCGATCACCACATCGGGGCCAGTGGCCGACACGCGCACCGAGACGGTGCCGCCTGCCGGCGTATAGCGCACGGCGTTGCCCACCAGATTGCCGAGCAGCGTGACGATGTCGCGCTTCGTGCCGAGCACCCGCAGTCCCGGCCGGCCCGGCGCGCTCGCCGAGGCATCGACCAGGTCGAGCACGATCCGCTTGCGATCGGCCAGCACGAAGACATCCTCGAGCGCCTCACGCACAGCCGGCAGCAGCGTGAGCGGCGTGACGGCGACCACGGCCACGTTCTGCGCGCGAGCGAGCGTCAGTAACTGCTCCAGCAGCGTACGGGTGCGTTGCAATCCGCTCTTGAGCCGGGTGAGGCGATTGCGGGTCTCGGCGTCGAGCGGTGCGGGCGCCAGGGCCCGATCGAGATTTTCCGCCTGAATCACCAGGGCCGTGACCGGCGAGCGCAGTTCGTGCGCCGCGTCGGCCACGAACCGGCGTTGCTCGTCGAGCGCCTTGGACAGGCGTGCCAGCAAACGGTTGATGGACACGACGAACGGCTCGATTTCGGTTGGCGCGCCCTGCGTGTCGAGCGGGCGCAGGTCGGTGTTGCGCCGCTTGTCGATCTCGCCGGCCAGACGCTGCACCGGCCGCCAGGCGCGCCGCACCGTCAGCACGATGGCGCCGATGAGCAGCGGCACGAACACCACGAATGGCAGGGCCGTGCGCAGGCCGCTGTTGCGGGCGATCTCGTTGCGGCCTTCCGTGGGCTGGGCGACCACGATCCGCTGCGACGGGCCGACCGTGCGCACGAAGGCGCGCCACGTATGGCCGCCCGTGCTCACGGTGTGAAAACCGTCGGCGAGCGTCACCGGAAACGTGCCCCCGAGCCGCTGCACTGTGAGCCGATAGTCGTGATCCTGGAGCGGCAGACCATGCATGGCGGTGTCTGCCGCAGTGAGGTTGCGCGTGTCGACGAGCGCGGCGAGCTGCAGCAACTGGTCGTCCTGAAAACGGTACGCCTCGCGAAAGGCCGCCCCGTACGAGACGAAGCCCGCAACGATGGCCAGCCCCAGCGCGCAGGCCGAGAGCGTGATCACCAGACGCGACTGAAGCGAGCGCATCATGCCTTGGGAACCAGCCAGCCGGCGCCGCGGATGTTGCGGATGACATCCGCACCGAGCTTCTTGCGGATGGAATGGATCAGGAAGTCGATCATGTTGCTCTCGATCTCCTCGCCCCAGCCGTACAGGCGGTGCTCGAGCGCGTCGCGCGAGAGGATGGTGCCGGGGCGCAGCATGAGGGCGTGCAGCAGGGCGTATTCACGCGCGGACAGCACGCAGCTGTTCTCGCCATAGCTCGCCTGATGCGTGGCGGGGTCGAGCGACAGGGCCCCGTTGGTCAGCACCGGGATCGCCACGCCCGCGTTGCGGCGGATGACGGCGCGCATGCGGGCGAGCAGTTCACCGACTTCGAACGGTTTGACGACGAAGTCGTCCGCGCCAAGATCCAGCCCCTGAATGATGTCTTCGGCGCCGTCGCGGGCCGTCACGACGATGATCGGCGTGCGTCCGCCCGCCCCACGGTGCGCGCGCAGCACTTCCCAACCATCGCGGCCGGGCAGGCCCAGGTCGAGCAGCATCAGATCGTAGGTGTGCGCGGCCAGCGCCGCAAGGGCGGCGTCGCCGTCGCGACACCAGTCGGCCGCGTACGAGGCGTCCTTGAGCGCCTGCGTCATGGCTTCGCCAATCATGGTGTCGTCTTCTACGAGCAATATCCGCATGGTGTTCCAAGTGTTTCACGGCGCGGCCGTTGCGGCGCGCAACCGTTACGTTGCCGGTCACACTGGACGGCACCGGCGCACGATAGCGCGCGAAACTTAGGAGAAACTTAGCGCGCGGCAACGTACGCCCGCGCGACTATGCCATGCAAAGCGACTTTTAATCAAACACTTAGCAGATGTTTTTCAAGTGGCTTTGCGGATCGAAGGTGTGCGCGGCGCCGTTTCGCGGCAAGGCGCAGGCATTTTGCGGTGTCTTGCGGGGTTTCCGGCGTGTTTCCGTGCGAGATGGCGCGCGGCCACGGCCGCCCACCGGAAATGCAAAACGGGCCGGCAAATGCCGACCCGTTTTCGGGAGACGTCGATCGCGAGGCCGATACCGTAACGCTTGCGCGTTACGGTCCGGCAAGCTCGCGAATCGGCTTACTGGGCGCGCAACGTCTTCGCGGCGGCGACCATGTTCTGGAGCGCCGGGATGACCTCCGCCCACTGACGCGTCTTCAGACCGCAGTCCGGATTGACCCAGAGACGCGTGGCCGGAATGCGCTCGGCC
The Pandoraea pulmonicola DNA segment above includes these coding regions:
- a CDS encoding sensor histidine kinase, with the protein product MMRSLQSRLVITLSACALGLAIVAGFVSYGAAFREAYRFQDDQLLQLAALVDTRNLTAADTAMHGLPLQDHDYRLTVQRLGGTFPVTLADGFHTVSTGGHTWRAFVRTVGPSQRIVVAQPTEGRNEIARNSGLRTALPFVVFVPLLIGAIVLTVRRAWRPVQRLAGEIDKRRNTDLRPLDTQGAPTEIEPFVVSINRLLARLSKALDEQRRFVADAAHELRSPVTALVIQAENLDRALAPAPLDAETRNRLTRLKSGLQRTRTLLEQLLTLARAQNVAVVAVTPLTLLPAVREALEDVFVLADRKRIVLDLVDASASAPGRPGLRVLGTKRDIVTLLGNLVGNAVRYTPAGGTVSVRVSATGPDVVIDVIDSGPGIDADKREHVFDAFYRASEQREPRDHGGEGTGLGLAIVRAIVDRLGGRVTLKDASLTPPRGLHVRVTLPNPDALPPTTRSPSSLPPSR
- a CDS encoding response regulator transcription factor produces the protein MRILLVEDDTMIGEAMTQALKDASYAADWCRDGDAALAALAAHTYDLMLLDLGLPGRDGWEVLRAHRGAGGRTPIIVVTARDGAEDIIQGLDLGADDFVVKPFEVGELLARMRAVIRRNAGVAIPVLTNGALSLDPATHQASYGENSCVLSAREYALLHALMLRPGTILSRDALEHRLYGWGEEIESNMIDFLIHSIRKKLGADVIRNIRGAGWLVPKA